One stretch of Nicotiana tabacum cultivar K326 chromosome 18, ASM71507v2, whole genome shotgun sequence DNA includes these proteins:
- the LOC107764075 gene encoding TMV resistance protein N-like yields MSQFVHHVFLSSRSKEVSNTFGDHLQTALVNAGIRAFKFDEELVEEEEHQKKVQKVIQEYRILIVVFSKDYASSQNCLDELVYILESKKAFGHFVLPVFYDVDPSQVRKQKGCFEEAFFRYEERYKTENDERRKEWMEKVDKWRAAFREVADLGGMVLQNQADGYESRFIQEIVKVVASKLNRTILSVALHPIGIDSRVKDLNLWLQEESTTVDILAIHGMAGIGKSTIAKTVYNLNFDRFEGSSFLADVRKALEKYDGLARLQRQLLSNILGKNVEKLYNVNEGAVKIQEAISCKKVLVVLDDVDELDQLNAVIGMRQLFYPGSKIIITTRNGHLLNSSEACRCKMYKLNSLDARESLQLFSWHAFGAKYPPLDYMNLSTDVIVHCQGIPLALKVLGSSLCDRSTEVWESALRKLKAIPDSKILEKLRISYECLPDDNVQNLFLDIIYFFVGKDKDYAVTILDGCGFFSVVGIQILIDRCLLAVTDKKKLMVHQLLQDMGREIIRQESPREPWKRSRIWLHKESFNILQAKTGTENIQGLVLDMRLLKEVKYIGSNLSVNDARHNRSNDPAGERSLVVSDVNSQKQRRLTVFELFTNVFSEISNGVQFELDAFSKMKRLRILQLTDTRFTGSYSWFPENLRSLHWHGFYLKFIPKDFPLESLVALDMRKSKLEQAWDGTRVLKQLKVLNLSHSHFLRRTPDFSGLPNLERLILKDCIRLFSIHESIGDAKALVLFNLRDCKNLRNLPRSFCKLKSLETLIISGCSRLSISTMELGKLEFLTTLKADEISYNQEKSWTELWQSWSSRLRKSPDYNNFSLSSLSSSLVSLSLAKCRLTDDFLSLGLCNLSSLRHLNLSENLICNLPQNITNLNMLQELWLDACPSLQSLPKLPPSLIKLKAIDCTSLERVTNLPNLWETQTLLLDVRGSEKLTEIPGLFKLEPVGNFKGEMLNILSHLNLEDIENAEVELFNRLTDTKRKYSVQGLYEFGIFSTYFPGSDIPSWFSNKGEESILTLKVDSHTNTKIIGLNICIVYSRSTRHRFQRWGENQFGNWYSFFIKLSNVISGDKWIYAPTFIGIPGSNEDLTFLCHWKFGKYIQAGDEINVSVLGWSYTFQMKEFGVSIECDRPETDQHLTSTSESKELAIQHRYPSSSMQEQCVMGSYMPIYQVAARHYYFSHPDYFLPKSNEHAAVRSILYENLFEDFVHRTTDAGAEDDSDFDFDEENYTEEAALAELEDNLEWPW; encoded by the exons ATGTCTCAGTTTGTTCATCATGTATTCTTAAGTTCCAGAAGCAAAGAAGTAAGCAATACATTTGGAGATCATCTTCAAACAGCTTTGGTAAATGCTGGTATTCGCGCATTCAAGTTTGATGAAGAGCTTGTGGAAGAAGAGGAACATCAGAAAAAAGTGCAGAAAGTAATTCAGGAATACAGGATTCTAATAGTTGTTTTTTCGAAAGACTATGCTTCTTCACAGAATTGCCTTGATGAACTTGTGTATATTCTTGAAAGCAAGAAAGCTTTTGGACATTTTGTTTTGCCTGTGTTTTATGATGTGGATCCATCACAAGTCCGGAAGCAGAAAGGATGCTTCGAAGAAGCTTTTTTTAGGTATGAAGAGAGATATAAAACAGAGAACGACGAAAGGAGAAAGGAATGGATGGAGAAGGTGGACAAATGGAGGGCTGCCTTTAGAGAAGTTGCTGATTTGGGAGGAATGGTCTTACAGAATCAAGCTGATGG GTATGAATCAAGGTTTATTCAAGAAATCGTCAAGGTCGTTGCAAGTAAACTGAAtcgcacaattttaagtgttgCCCTCCATCCAATTGGAATAGATTCTCGAGTTAAAGACCTTAACTTATGGTTGCAAGAGGAATCAACCACTGTAGATATCCTGGCAATACATGGTATGGCAGGAATTGGGAAGTCTACAATAGCGAAAACAGTTTATAACCTGAACTTTGACAGATTTGAGGGAAGCAGCTTTCTTGCAGATGTGAGAAAAGCATTAGAAAAGTACGATGGTTTAGCTCGTCTACAAAGACAACTTCTCTCAAATATTCTTGGGAAGAATGTTGAGAAGTTGTATAATGTCAATGAAGGGGCTGTCAAGATTCAAGAAGCCATCAGCTGCAAAAAAGTTCTTGTTGTTCTCGATGATGTGGACGAGTTAGATCAGCTAAATGCTGTAATTGGTATGCGGCAATTGTTTTATCCAGGTAGTAAAATTATCATAACAACAAGAAATGGACACTTACTAAATTCCAGTGAAGCCTGTAGATGTAAGATGTATAAGCTGAACTCTTTGGATGCTAGAGAATCACTGCAGCTGTTCAGTTGGCATGCATTTGGGGCAAAATATCCACCCTTAGATTATATGAATCTTTCAACAGATGTTATAGTTCATTGTCAGGGAATTCCATTGGCTCTTAAAGTTTTGGGTTCCTCTCTTTGTGACAGAAGCACAGAGGTGTGGGAAAGCGCATTAAGGAAATTGAAAGCGATTCCAGACAGTAAAATCCTGGAAAAACTAAGGATAAGTTATGAATGTCTACCTGATGATAATGTCCAGAACCTATTCCTTGATATTATCTATTTCTTTGTCGGGAAGGACAAAGATTATGCAGTAACGATACTTGATGGATGTGGGTTCTTTTCAGTTGTTGGAATTCAGATTCTTATCGATAGATGCTTATTAGCAGTCACTGACAAAAAAAAACTGATGGTGCATCAACTACTTCAAGACATGGGAAGAGAAATTATTCGCCAAGAATCACCTCGAGAGCCTTGGAAAAGAAGCAGAATTTGGCTACATAAAGAATCCTTCAACATATTGCAGGCAAAAACA GGCACTGAAAATATCCAAGGCCTAGTGCTTGACATGCGACTGTTGAAGGAAGTCAAATATATCGGATCAAATCTAAGTGTAAATGACGCTAGACACAACCGCTCTAATGATCCTGCAGGTGAGAGATCGCTGGTGGTGAGTGATGTCAACTCACAAAAGCAACGGAGGTTAACTGTTTTCGAGCTGTTCACAAATGTGTTTTCAGAAATTTCAAATGGTGTACAGTTTGAACTTGATGCATTTTCAAAGATGAAGAGACTGAGAATTCTACAGCTTACTGATACAAGGTTCACTGGCAGCTATAGTTGGTTTCCAGAGAATTTAAGATCACTTCATTGGCATGGATTTTATTTGAAGTTCATTCCGAAGGATTTTCCTTTGGAGAGCCTGGTTGCTCTTGATATGAGGAAAAGCAAATTGGAACAAGCCTGGGATGGAACCAGG GTGCTCAAGCAATTAAAAGTTCTCAATCTCAGTCATTCTCATTTCCTAAGAAGGACTCCTGATTTTTCTGGGCTTCCTAATCTGGAAAGACTCATCCTAAAGGACTGTATAAGATTATTCAGTATTCATGAGTCGATCGGAGACGCTAAGGCACTTGTTTTGTTTAACTTGAGAGACTGTAAGAATCTGAGGAATCTGCCAAGAAGCTTTTGTAAGCTTAAGTCCTTGGAAACACTTATCATTTCTGGCTGCTCTAGACTTTCTATATCAACAATGGAATTAGGAAAGCTGGAATTCTTAACAACGCTCAAAGCAGATGAAATAAGTTACAATCAGGAGAAATCATGGACTGAGCTCTGGCAATCTTGGTCATCAAGATTACGAAAATCTCCAGATTATAACAACTTCTCCTTGTCTTCTTTATCAAGTTCCCTGGTTAGCTTGAGTCTTGCAAAATGCAGGCTAACAGATGATTTTCTATCCCTTGGTCTTTGCAATCTTTCCTCGTTAAGGCACTTGAATCTAAGCGAAAACCTGATTTGTAACCTGccacaaaatatcacaaatctAAATATGCTTCAGGAACTTTGGCTAGATGCATGCCCAAGCCTCCAATCGCTTCCCAAGCTACCTCCGAGCCTCATCAAGCTGAAGGCTATAGACTGCACATCATTAGAAAGAGTTACAAATCTGCCAAACCTATGGGAAACTCAAACTCTACTCTTGGATGTTAGAGGCAGCGAGAAACTAACTGAGATTCCTGGACTGTTCAAGTTAGAGCCAGTCGGTAACTTTAAGGGGGAAATGTTGAACATTTTAAGCCATCTCAACCTGGAAGATATAGAAAATGCAGAGGTAGAACTATTCAATAGGCTTACAGACACAAAGAGGAAATATTCTGTGCAG GGACTCTACGAGTTTGGAATCTTCAGCACATACTTTCCTGGAAGTGACATTCCAAGTTGGTTCAGCAACAAGGGTGAAGAAAGCATATTGACTCTGAAAGTTGATTCTCATACTAATACAAAGATAATAGGACTTAATATCTGCATTGTATATTCACGTTCCACTCGTCATCGATTTCAACGCTGGGGTGAAAACCAATTTGGGAACTGgtattcctttttcatcaaactAAGTAATGTGATCAGCGGTGACAAGTGGATTTACGCTCCAACATTCATAGGCATTCCAGGATCAAATGAAGATCTGACATTTTTATGCCACTGGAAATTTGGAAAGTATATACAAGCTGGTGACGAGATTAACGTCTCAGTACTTGGTTGGAGTTATACTTTTCAAATGAAAGAGTTTGGAGTCAGCATTGAATGTGACAGACCAGAAACAGACCAGCACTTAACATCAACTAGTGAATCAAAAGAGCTAGCAATCCAACATCGGTATCCAAGCAGTTCTATGCAAGAGCAGTGTGTCATGGGAAGTTATATGCCTATATATCAGGTTGCAGCTCGTCATTACTACTTTTCTCACCCAGACTACTTTTTGCCTAAATCCAATGAACATGCAGCTGTGAGGTCGATCTTGTACGAGAACTTGTTTGAGGATTTTGTGCACAGAACTACAG ATGCAGGAGCAGAAGATGATAGCGATTTTGATTTCGATGAGGAGAACTACACTGAGGAAGCTGCCTTGGCAGAACTAGAGGACAACTTGGAATGGCCTTGGTAA